The genomic interval AACTCATGCAGCCCGTGTAATTCCGGTCAACGCCAagaggtggcgttaaatttcGCTCGTTTCCGATTTGGTTAGAATGTGTATGAGTACGCACTTATGTACCGTAAAAGAGTGCGCGCGTACTCTTACacgcaattatttttaaagcttgtttagttaatgtatttattatttatcgttGTTAATATTtccataaagaaatattatatgtaatttgtaggtaatttttatattgtacacAGGATGTCTAGACGTCAAAGaaaaagcgaaagaagtcTTTGTACTCCAGAACAGTGGCTCAACGCTAAAACACGCGTTGAGGCAGGCGAATCAAAGAGGTCAGTTGCTAAATCCTTGGGGATGCATGAAGCCACCTTGCGTAAGAGGCTGAAGAGATCCTCTCCAGCTGCAAGTTTGGGTAGGTACTCACAAACCTTTTCCAGTGAAATGGAAACAGAGCTCtgcaattatataaaaaaaatagataacaTGTTCTATGGATTAACAACTCAAAAAATACGAGAAATTGCTTATGATTTTGCTGAAAAGAATGGATTAGAACATCgtttcaataaagaaaaaaaaatggctggTACAGAGTGGCTCCGACTTTTTTTGAAACGGCACCCAGATTTGTCGTTACGAGCACCTACTTCCACCAGCGTCGCTCGTGCAATAGGCTTTAATAAGCCCCAATGCGATCGCTATTTCGAAAATCTGGCGAAATTGTTAGACTCATACAAGTTCCCTCCTCATGCAATTTATAATATGGACGAAACCGGAATTTCCACAGTGCCAAATAAAGCTCCAAAGGTGATATCTATAAAAGGGAAGCGTTGCGTGAACAAGATTTCCagtgctgaacgtggcatcaATGTAACCCTCGTGAATGCAGTTAATGCAGCAGGGAATTTTATACCACCAGCCTTCATATTTCCACGCAAACGTATGAAGGCCGAGCTTTTGGATGGAGCCCCACCTTCCTCTATAGGAATGGTGTCAGATTCGAGTTACATCAACAGTTCTTTGTTTGTCGATTGGTTATCTCATTTTAAATACCACGCAAAACCTTGCAAAGATAATCCAGTACTATTAATACTCGATAACCACACGTCACACTGCACATTAGACGCGGTCAATTTTTTCCGGGAAAACCACATTCACGCCTTGACAATCCCTCCTCACAGTAGTCATAAAACTCAACCACTCGATCGCTGCATCCATAACAGcctcaaaattttttatgcaTCAGAGTGTGAAAAATGGTTGCGTAACCATCCTGGTCGAGTGATAACCGTTTATCAGATTGCTCAAATATTGACTCCGGCTTACCTTAAAGCGGCTACCCCCGCAAATGGCATCCAGAGTTTCAAGATATCCGGAATTCAACCGTTCAACCCGGACATTTTTGGAGAAGAAGATTTCTTAGCTAGTGCAGTGACAGAAAGACCACTGACAGAATCTCTTTCAACACAGATTCCTCAATCGGCTGATGATCTGCCAGAAAATATGCCTTTGCCAGAATTCGATGAAACACATGTTTCTCAATCAGCTGATGATCTGCCTGAAAACATGCCTTCGGCAGAATCTAATGAACACAGATTTCCCAACTGACTGATGATTTGGTACTAAATGTTGACCTAGAGAATAATGATCCCAGAAATTCTCCACAACCCTCGTGCTCAAACAATTCTACTTCATATGTTCAGCCGTTCGTTAAGACAGATAGAGCGCGAACACCACTTGCCAGTATCTATGTTCAAAGCACCGGATCGCCTCACATACCGCTTGAAGATTTAGCTCCCCTACCACGAGCTGAATGTCTGTCAAGATCTAACCGTAAAAGGGCAAAATCTGATATTTTGAGTGGGTCGCCATATAAGTTGGCTCTCGAGGAGTCCTTGGCTTCAAAGAAAGAACCTAAAAATGTACTGAAGATAAAACTAAAGACTGGTCCAAGACCAAATTCTAAACATGTTTCTAAAAAAggcaaacaaaattttaaagtgccAAAGAgtattcccaaaaaaaaagtttggaGATGCCCAGCATGCACTGAAATATACGTAGACCCCCCCGCAGAAGATTGGATAGGTTGCTCAAAATGTTCCGAATGGTGGCATGAGGCTTGTACGAATTACGAGGGTCGAGGAAATTTTATTTGCCGCCTCTGCAAGTAAGAAAAAAGTAATGGAAGATCTGCGTACTCTTGTCGACGTATTTGCGTACTCTTATCCAATAGTACTTGTAAGAGTACGCAATTCacaattttgattattttgatttttatgaacgataaaacttaattatgtaattttttatgttactttatgtaagatttttaaattataagcaTAATAAATGGCTAGTTGATTTCCTaaactacatttttatttttatttaacattttgaacCTTAAGTGCGTACTCCTAGACCAGGTTAccctaatattaaaacaaaactaataacAGCTATTGGTAATTTACAAATGACTTTATCCTAATAGTTAAGGATCGCAATATGTAATGGCCGGACAAACGAAATTGGTAAAAACCCTTAATTATCTATCCAAGTAGTAACATTTTGCATtgttgagatttaaaaattgagAATTTTGAAAGGTGGTGATTAGCGGAATGTCCTTGTTTGGTCTATTCAtggattgaaaataaataaatttaatataattacgcATATAAGACATcatcaacaataaatataatgtcgGACGGGATCACTCTACTTTTATCAAGACAACGAAGTCAACTAACTGATTGTTGCAATGGTGAAATTGTTAAATGTACACTTATCCTTCAACCAAATATCATGtccttataaatatctactgcTCGAAGAAATATAGTAGTTTCCTAGACAGCCATGCATACACAGGAACATACGTAACATACATTGGATTTTAAtggttaaattaattatgaatacGTAGTTAAttccttaataatattatactaaaaaatataaccataTTTTACGTATAGACTTTAAAACTTTCATTCTGGAAACAGAGTGCTTAACCCCGACAAACAATTGTaacgaaaattttaattttaattgtaaaaattgcTGACCTTTTATCTTCCTCGCAGCGTTAACACAAATATTCACTGGCTGACTAACACTCTAAACACTTCTGCTCTATTCTGCCGCTGTACTGTGTGTAACTAGCGGGTACGTGCCGGAAGGGAAAAAGCAGGGTAGTTTCCCTTTCACTCCCATCATAATATAggataatttaaatgaatattgcAGTAGGGCAATCACGGTATTTAATGACATTTGAAATGAAGTCCAATCCCGGAATGACTTTGGTTTATTTGCAATTCAGTTTGAATAGATTTCAGTATCGCGCTGTCCTTTAAATTGTTACTGAACAGCGTATCCGCCCGCCATCTTGTCAAGAAATTTTTCATGCTCCATATGTactgtatgtacataaagtACCAACTTCGCCGAGGCCCATACCAATTTCAAAGTACTGCCTGGTGGCACAGCGAACGTTCTGACTGCAACAAATCTAACGTTGGATCCGATCACTCGACTTTTATCAAGACAATCGCGCTATCATTTAAATTGTAACCGAACAGCGTATCCGCCCGCCATCTTGTCTTGACAATTACCGTActtgatatttatttgctgTGTTGCTAGTTTTCGTTTATCAGAACAACATCAAAAGACggtaatattattgttaatttcagTTTTGTTATGTAAGCAC from Amyelois transitella isolate CPQ chromosome 16, ilAmyTran1.1, whole genome shotgun sequence carries:
- the LOC132902653 gene encoding uncharacterized protein LOC132902653, producing MSRRQRKSERSLCTPEQWLNAKTRVEAGESKRSVAKSLGMHEATLRKRLKRSSPAASLGRYSQTFSSEMETELCNYIKKIDNMFYGLTTQKIREIAYDFAEKNGLEHRFNKEKKMAGTEWLRLFLKRHPDLSLRAPTSTSVARAIGFNKPQCDRYFENLAKLLDSYKFPPHAIYNMDETGISTVPNKAPKVISIKGKRCVNKISSAERGINVTLVNAVNAAGNFIPPAFIFPRKRMKAELLDGAPPSSIGMVSDSSYINSSLFVDWLSHFKYHAKPCKDNPVLLILDNHTSHCTLDAVNFFRENHIHALTIPPHSSHKTQPLDRCIHNSLKIFYASECEKWLRNHPGRVITVYQIAQILTPAYLKAATPANGIQSFKISGIQPFNPDIFGEEDFLASAVTERPLTESLSTQIPQSADDLPENMPLPEFDETHVSQSADDLPENMPSAESNEHRFPN